The genomic stretch GCGAAACTGACAAGGTTCAAAGTGACACTCCCCACTTTCTAACCATGGCCCCTCCGATCGATATCAAAGACATATTGCACTATCCCAAGCTGCGACTGGCATCCTTATCATGCAAGCTGGAGGTACGCAAGAGAGGCCTTATCTCAACCGCCTAAGAAAACACCCACTCCAAAAGGAAGACAAAAGGCGGAGCAAGTCTAGATTATAGGGTTACTCACCACAAAAATTTGCTAACTCCAAAATGACCTGGATTTATGCACCGACATTGGGTCAGAATAAAGCCATGAAAACAGCTCAAGACCTTATGACTTCGCAAGTATATTCAATCAATTCCTCAGATGAGTTGGATACTGTCATCAGAGATTTTCTCCAATATGGAGTGACCACGGCGCCCGTGCTTGACCATATGGGTGACGTTTTAGGTATTCTGTCTGAGCTTTCACTCGTGAAGATCTTTGTTCGCCAAAGCCTAAAGGAGTCGAAGGTAGTTCGAATTGGACAATTTTCTGATATTCTCGAAGAACCATTTTTTGTTAGCCTAGACACGCCTATTGCTGGAGTCATGAAGGCTTTGGTTCACTCGCCTACACACCGCGTGGTTGTCCAGAATCTGGGAAAACAAATGGTGGGGGTTATTAGTCCAAAAGATGTACTGAGATTTCTTTTGGGCGAATTTGACGAATCTAAAAATTTGAACAGTCAATTAGAGAAAGCACATGAAAAACTAAAGGAAGTCATGTCCCAACTTAAAGACACAAAAGAAGTCTTGATTCGCTACCAAAATTTTTACGAAAAAACTCCGGTCCTGATGCACTCGGTGGACGCGGAAGGCAACATTGTAATGGCAAACCACTGTATACATCAGGCACTCGGATACAATCCCGGCGAACTAATTGGTAAACATATTGACGACCTTTATACCAAAGATCATGTTGCTGACGCCCTCCGAGGGCTAAAAAATATTGCTAACAATGGTTTTCACAAGAGTACTTACACAACAATGATGACCAAAGAAGGGAAACCTTTCAGAGTGGATATAGCCTCGTCCGCGATCAAAACTCCGGATGGAAATTTTTTTGCGACTATTTCAGTTTCACGACCGATAAATTCGGATACCATTCTCAGAGCACTCCGCGGATTGCTTCATCAAGAAAGCCTTGGAGAGGAAGACCTCAATGCATTTTTACAGGAAATACAAGCGATGGGACTGTCTCACTCTCCAAAACCAATCTCAAAAATTTAGTTGCCAGCTGACGAAGGCTGCGGAAATTTTTCGACGATGAGCGTTTGGGTCGGATACGCAAATTCAATATTTTCTAATTGAAATTTCTTGAATATCCCAATGAGAAGCGCCTGTTTCAGATCCATATAGATCTGAAATTCTGGGTCCATGACCCAGAATACAATCTCGAAATCAAGCGACGAATTTCCATAATTTGAAAAATGACAGCGCTCATATCTAAGATTATTGATATTCTCCACAATGGCTCTGATCCAAATTGGTATCATCTCCAACTTATCTGCTGGAGTCGAATAGGTAACCCCAATATTCAATACACCACGACGTTCAGACATTCGCTTAAAATTTTGAATCCGGCTTTCCAACAAGTCCTTATTTGAAAAAATTAGCTCCTCTCCCGAAAGGCTGCGTACTCGGGTCGTCTTGATTCCAATGTGCTCCACTGTACCCTTCTCATTTCCGACATATATGAGATCCCCTATTACAAACGGCTTATCAAATACAATTGATAGCGAAGCCAACAAATCTCCCAATACATTTTGAGCAGCGAGAGCTACGGCGATTCCTCCGACCCCGAGTCCAGCAACCAAAGCTCCAACATCCACTCCTATGTTACTCAAAGCCAATAAACTGGCGACACAAATCAAAAGTGTCTGGGCTCCCACATAGATTAATCCTATTGCCGACTTCGAGGAACCATTACTGGATAACTTCTTCGAGAGAATATGTTCTCGCCACCTGCTGAGCAGCTTCAATCCCCAAATGCAAAATTGATAGGCAGTGAGTAAAACGACCGAAACATGTAGAATGCGGTTCATGGCATCAGTGGTATTAAGAGTCTGAGCCAACAAACTGAACATCCACGTAAATATAACGAGCTTCCTAAGTCCATCAAAACAGTCCCCGATCAACTCATGAAAGACTCCGTCCTTGTTTTTTGTAAAATGCCGCCAACGATCAGATACAAGGTTGAGCGCGATCTTTATAAAGGCCGTCAAGCCAATTGCCACGCTTATCGCAAGCAGCCATTTGATTTCGCCCCTCACCGATAAGACTTCACTTAACTGCTCAAACCAGGAAGTCACAAATCTCTCCTTTTGTCATAGGACTGCAATTTCTAAGATATTCAAACAAAAAAATCAAATTGTTACTGAATACAGTTTATCGACACATACAAGTGACTGTCATTTGAGTTCGGACCAATCCCTTGCTATTAAGGCCCTTTTTTGATCTCCTGC from Bdellovibrionales bacterium encodes the following:
- a CDS encoding CBS domain-containing protein → MKTAQDLMTSQVYSINSSDELDTVIRDFLQYGVTTAPVLDHMGDVLGILSELSLVKIFVRQSLKESKVVRIGQFSDILEEPFFVSLDTPIAGVMKALVHSPTHRVVVQNLGKQMVGVISPKDVLRFLLGEFDESKNLNSQLEKAHEKLKEVMSQLKDTKEVLIRYQNFYEKTPVLMHSVDAEGNIVMANHCIHQALGYNPGELIGKHIDDLYTKDHVADALRGLKNIANNGFHKSTYTTMMTKEGKPFRVDIASSAIKTPDGNFFATISVSRPINSDTILRALRGLLHQESLGEEDLNAFLQEIQAMGLSHSPKPISKI
- a CDS encoding mechanosensitive ion channel family protein; translated protein: MTSWFEQLSEVLSVRGEIKWLLAISVAIGLTAFIKIALNLVSDRWRHFTKNKDGVFHELIGDCFDGLRKLVIFTWMFSLLAQTLNTTDAMNRILHVSVVLLTAYQFCIWGLKLLSRWREHILSKKLSSNGSSKSAIGLIYVGAQTLLICVASLLALSNIGVDVGALVAGLGVGGIAVALAAQNVLGDLLASLSIVFDKPFVIGDLIYVGNEKGTVEHIGIKTTRVRSLSGEELIFSNKDLLESRIQNFKRMSERRGVLNIGVTYSTPADKLEMIPIWIRAIVENINNLRYERCHFSNYGNSSLDFEIVFWVMDPEFQIYMDLKQALLIGIFKKFQLENIEFAYPTQTLIVEKFPQPSSAGN